The Methanothrix soehngenii GP6 genome has a window encoding:
- a CDS encoding RNA-guided endonuclease InsQ/TnpB family protein, with translation MISYKYPIFPNKITQWKLAENLDACRWLYNRLLQNLNEAKEKGIKLKTYDTQNMIPSLKLENPKLNQVYSKVLQMVNYTLWSNIKGLFASKKNGRKIGHIRFKGYGWYDTLNYNQSGFKIDQDHGILHLSKIGDMRIKIYRKIEGCIKAVIVKREGERWFAIVQANQEPQPLPETEEAVGLDVGLTSFVVDSVGNEIENPRCAKQSADKLARLQRRLARAVRGSNNYKSLKGKIAKLHKRINCQRDDFLHKLSRTYVNNFDIICVEDLDIKGLKEKGHNNGMHRSIHDASWSKFVFMLSYKAQSAGRKLIKVDPRNTTQRCSACGSIAEKDLSVRVHECPYCGFSCDRDYNASRNILISGMEQPVAPIEPKPLHHISLMQVLAMKWEAAPFRTR, from the coding sequence ATGATCAGCTACAAGTACCCCATATTCCCGAACAAGATCACTCAATGGAAGTTAGCGGAGAATTTGGATGCTTGTAGGTGGCTCTATAATCGGCTTCTCCAAAACCTGAACGAAGCAAAAGAAAAAGGCATCAAGCTCAAGACCTATGATACTCAGAATATGATTCCTTCTCTGAAGCTTGAGAATCCAAAACTCAACCAAGTCTATTCCAAGGTTCTTCAGATGGTGAATTACACTCTTTGGTCTAACATCAAAGGCCTCTTTGCATCAAAGAAGAACGGTCGGAAGATCGGTCATATTCGCTTCAAAGGATATGGATGGTATGACACCCTGAATTACAACCAATCCGGCTTCAAAATCGATCAAGATCATGGCATATTGCATCTATCCAAGATCGGGGACATGCGGATCAAGATCTATCGAAAGATCGAAGGATGCATCAAAGCAGTCATAGTCAAGAGAGAAGGCGAGAGATGGTTTGCCATAGTCCAGGCCAATCAGGAACCACAGCCGTTACCAGAAACCGAGGAAGCAGTAGGTTTGGATGTCGGTTTGACTTCCTTCGTGGTTGACTCCGTTGGCAATGAGATAGAGAATCCAAGATGTGCCAAGCAATCTGCTGATAAACTGGCAAGACTGCAACGAAGGCTAGCCAGAGCGGTGAGGGGATCGAATAATTATAAGTCCCTCAAGGGTAAAATCGCGAAGCTGCATAAGAGAATCAATTGCCAACGAGATGATTTCCTGCATAAGTTATCTCGGACCTATGTCAATAACTTTGATATCATTTGCGTTGAGGATCTTGATATCAAAGGTCTGAAAGAGAAAGGCCATAATAATGGTATGCATCGCAGCATCCATGATGCATCCTGGTCTAAGTTCGTATTCATGCTTTCGTATAAGGCTCAAAGTGCTGGTCGGAAGCTGATAAAAGTAGATCCCAGGAACACCACTCAAAGGTGTTCTGCTTGTGGAAGCATCGCAGAAAAAGATCTGTCGGTACGAGTACATGAGTGCCCCTATTGCGGATTCTCATGTGATCGAGACTACAATGCTTCCAGGAACATACTAATCTCAGGGATGGAACAGCCCGTAGCGCCCATAGAGCCAAAACCGCTACATCACATATCATTGATGCAAGTTTTGGCGATGAAGTGGGAAGCCGCGCCCTTCAGGACGCGGTAG
- a CDS encoding bifunctional 5,6,7,8-tetrahydromethanopterin hydro-lyase/3-hexulose-6-phosphate synthase has product MFLVGEALIGKGPEVAHIDLIIGEKEGPVGTAFASGLTQLSAGHTPLLGVIRPNLPPKPSTLIVPKVTVKNMDQAAQIFGPAQTAVAKAVADSVAEGVIPKDRAEELLVIVSVYIDPKATDYDAIYRYNYGATKLAVARAMAGFPDIDKVLYEKERSTHPIMGFRVTRLWDPPYLQVAFDLVDVAEVRRVLSALPDSDHILIEVGTPLVKMLGMSVVKEIRAIRPGAFIILDLKTLDTGNLEVRLAADSTADAVVISGLAPKKTIELSINEARKTGIYSIIDMLNVTDPLAVLKGLDVLPDVVELHRAIDMEKSAHAWQNIPDIKALAEEGRRLLVAVAGGIRTDTEGAALAAGADILVVGRAITRSRDIRDMAEQFLTGLKQTEIDQYRVMTDF; this is encoded by the coding sequence TTGTTTTTGGTCGGAGAGGCTCTCATAGGAAAGGGGCCTGAGGTAGCACATATCGATCTGATTATAGGGGAGAAGGAGGGCCCGGTGGGAACGGCTTTCGCCTCCGGTCTCACCCAGCTTTCAGCGGGGCATACCCCTCTCCTGGGGGTCATCAGGCCGAACCTGCCGCCTAAGCCTTCTACCCTTATCGTTCCTAAAGTGACAGTGAAGAACATGGACCAGGCGGCTCAGATTTTTGGGCCGGCTCAGACGGCAGTAGCCAAGGCAGTGGCAGATTCAGTGGCAGAGGGTGTCATTCCCAAGGATCGAGCAGAAGAGCTGCTGGTCATTGTATCCGTTTACATCGATCCCAAGGCTACGGATTACGATGCCATCTATCGCTATAACTACGGGGCCACCAAGCTGGCGGTGGCTCGGGCCATGGCCGGGTTCCCGGATATCGATAAAGTCCTCTATGAGAAGGAGCGCTCCACCCATCCCATCATGGGGTTCAGAGTCACCCGTCTCTGGGATCCGCCTTATCTGCAGGTGGCCTTCGACCTGGTGGATGTGGCCGAGGTGAGGCGCGTCCTCTCTGCCCTGCCGGATAGCGACCACATCTTAATCGAGGTGGGGACCCCCCTGGTCAAGATGCTGGGGATGAGCGTTGTGAAGGAGATTCGCGCCATCCGGCCGGGGGCTTTCATCATCCTGGACCTCAAAACGCTGGACACAGGCAACCTGGAGGTGCGCCTGGCTGCGGACTCCACTGCCGACGCGGTGGTCATATCCGGGCTCGCTCCCAAGAAGACCATTGAGCTGTCCATCAATGAGGCCAGAAAGACGGGGATCTACTCGATAATCGATATGCTGAATGTGACTGACCCGCTGGCGGTGCTCAAGGGGCTGGATGTCCTGCCCGATGTGGTCGAGCTGCACCGGGCGATCGACATGGAGAAGAGCGCCCATGCCTGGCAGAACATCCCCGATATCAAGGCCCTGGCCGAGGAGGGAAGAAGGCTTCTGGTGGCGGTGGCAGGAGGAATTCGCACCGATACCGAGGGTGCTGCCCTGGCGGCGGGGGCGGACATCCTGGTGGTGGGCCGGGCGATCACCCGATCCCGGGACATTCGCGACATGGCCGAGCAATTCCTGACCGGCCTGAAGCAGACGGAGATCGACCAGTACAGGGTCATGACCGACTTTTGA
- a CDS encoding IS1634 family transposase, with protein MTYLVKQKIRGRTYAYEAENYWDPEKKQSRQKRRYLGVWDEATGHIIPKTAERDVKTTKSLGPAYLLDSVSSEIQLRKKLSESFGEDGDIILAMAMSKLLHQTSLKNLNTVLDDSFLPEMYSLKESFSSQWLSNFLERLATKEKSMNSFYNSLIAGEDETLIFDITSLSSASRNIDWLEWGYNRDGLDLPQVNLGLVLSLHRHLPLYFKLFPGSISDVVTLKNLVAEVKALGISKSLFILDRGFYSENNIKEMNDANIDFIIPLPFSVNVGKGLISETNREIESPANAKRFGGDIFYVLESEIQIGSVDAYGYVLFNKKREGLETNSFYNRLIDIECAIDGKEFRNPIDQFKRTAGNFERYFEYTLEGKKIHLSRRVNAISQAVNRFGKTILLSSSRRNWDEVLSLYRERDEVEKKFDDLKNELEVMPLRVQKVETLQGLLFIFFISLILRAILLRRAREAKLLDKSSIEEILMELSKLRAVKVGGKWRLTEVSKKQRMILEKMEISVPVEANMVIKKGGV; from the coding sequence ATGACATATCTGGTCAAGCAGAAGATCCGCGGGCGGACATATGCTTACGAAGCCGAAAATTATTGGGATCCAGAGAAGAAACAATCCCGGCAGAAACGGCGATATCTTGGCGTTTGGGATGAAGCAACAGGCCATATCATCCCGAAAACAGCAGAACGAGATGTCAAGACAACGAAATCGTTGGGCCCGGCATATCTTCTGGATTCGGTAAGTAGTGAGATTCAGCTCAGAAAGAAGCTTTCAGAATCGTTTGGCGAAGATGGCGATATAATTTTGGCCATGGCAATGAGCAAGCTGCTTCATCAAACCTCTCTTAAGAATTTAAACACCGTTCTTGATGACTCGTTTCTGCCAGAGATGTATTCACTGAAAGAATCCTTCAGTTCCCAATGGCTGTCTAATTTTCTGGAGCGATTGGCCACAAAAGAAAAGTCCATGAATTCGTTCTATAATTCTTTGATCGCCGGCGAGGATGAGACGCTGATATTCGATATTACATCGCTCTCATCGGCTTCCCGAAATATCGATTGGCTGGAGTGGGGATACAATCGCGATGGTCTTGACCTGCCCCAAGTTAACCTCGGCCTGGTTCTCTCATTGCATCGGCATCTGCCCCTCTATTTCAAACTGTTTCCAGGCAGCATCAGCGATGTTGTGACTCTGAAAAACCTTGTAGCTGAGGTCAAAGCGCTTGGAATATCGAAGAGTCTATTCATCTTGGATCGCGGATTCTACAGTGAGAATAATATAAAAGAAATGAACGACGCGAATATCGATTTCATCATTCCTCTTCCTTTTAGCGTCAATGTCGGCAAGGGCTTGATCAGTGAGACGAATAGGGAAATTGAGAGCCCAGCTAATGCTAAAAGATTTGGTGGCGACATCTTCTATGTCCTGGAAAGTGAGATTCAAATTGGTTCTGTCGATGCCTATGGATATGTCCTGTTTAACAAGAAGCGGGAAGGATTAGAGACAAATTCGTTCTACAATCGATTAATCGATATCGAATGCGCCATTGACGGAAAAGAGTTCCGAAACCCTATCGACCAATTCAAGCGGACAGCAGGAAATTTTGAAAGATATTTTGAGTACACTCTGGAAGGCAAGAAGATTCATCTTAGCAGACGAGTGAATGCAATATCGCAGGCTGTAAATCGATTTGGAAAGACAATTCTACTTTCTTCATCAAGACGAAACTGGGATGAGGTTCTTTCTCTCTATCGAGAGAGAGACGAGGTCGAGAAGAAGTTCGATGATCTGAAGAATGAACTTGAGGTTATGCCTCTGAGAGTGCAGAAGGTCGAAACATTGCAGGGCTTGCTGTTCATCTTCTTCATATCGCTGATACTGAGAGCGATTTTGCTCCGGAGGGCCAGGGAGGCGAAGCTGCTCGATAAGAGTTCTATCGAGGAGATTCTGATGGAATTGTCAAAGTTGCGAGCAGTTAAAGTCGGTGGAAAGTGGAGGCTTACAGAAGTCTCTAAAAAACAGAGGATGATTTTGGAAAAGATGGAAATTAGCGTGCCTGTTGAGGCAAATATGGTTATTAAAAAGGGCGGAGTTTAG
- a CDS encoding IS5 family transposase, whose protein sequence is MRTLIDFAMREEYSRVKALGDDLSDINSLINWDRFRFLEPLIYKNKTSRGGRPNIDIVIMVKALVLQSWFGLSDPELERQVTDRISFRIFLGTTEVIPDFSTVWLFRERLIECGRYEDLWKELQNQLDEKGFAVKKGTIQDATFITSDPGQKRNKKDQKDQDKKDPNLEAIKARPTPDFDKDLLNISNNIVSSNAKPKRLDDGPINEGTWAKKGSKSFFGYKGHILIDTEYHLIRKIETTTASLHDSQVDLGINGLPRYADKGYSGAKTQGYDAAMKKAARGHKLGIKDILRNKRISRKRSQIERCFAVMKRAHNAGHVSVTTIARAGIKFMMNSIVYNIEQLKYLGRVPST, encoded by the coding sequence ATGAGGACGCTCATAGATTTTGCCATGCGAGAAGAATATTCTCGGGTTAAAGCTCTCGGCGATGATCTCTCCGATATTAACTCTTTAATCAATTGGGATCGATTCAGATTTTTAGAACCATTGATCTATAAGAATAAAACTAGCCGTGGAGGTCGTCCAAACATTGATATTGTAATTATGGTGAAGGCACTTGTACTTCAGAGTTGGTTTGGTTTATCAGACCCAGAACTGGAACGCCAAGTTACGGACAGAATCTCATTTCGAATTTTTCTTGGCACCACAGAAGTGATTCCAGATTTCAGCACAGTTTGGCTATTTCGCGAGCGACTGATCGAATGTGGCAGATACGAGGATCTTTGGAAAGAGCTCCAGAATCAGCTTGATGAGAAAGGATTTGCCGTAAAGAAGGGCACAATTCAGGATGCTACTTTCATAACATCTGATCCAGGGCAAAAGAGGAATAAAAAAGATCAGAAAGACCAAGATAAAAAGGATCCCAATTTAGAAGCCATCAAGGCGAGACCGACTCCTGATTTTGATAAAGACTTGCTCAATATTTCTAATAATATCGTTAGCAGCAATGCCAAACCAAAGAGACTCGATGATGGTCCAATAAATGAGGGGACTTGGGCAAAAAAGGGCAGCAAATCATTTTTCGGTTATAAGGGCCATATTCTAATCGATACCGAGTACCATCTTATCCGAAAAATCGAGACAACAACAGCATCTCTTCATGATAGTCAGGTGGACCTTGGAATCAATGGATTACCACGTTACGCCGATAAAGGATATAGCGGTGCCAAGACACAAGGATACGATGCTGCGATGAAAAAAGCTGCAAGAGGTCATAAGCTGGGAATCAAAGACATTCTGAGAAATAAAAGGATCAGTAGAAAGCGATCGCAAATCGAAAGATGTTTTGCGGTTATGAAACGAGCCCATAATGCAGGTCATGTTTCTGTAACGACTATCGCCAGAGCAGGGATAAAATTCATGATGAATTCAATCGTTTACAACATAGAGCAGTTGAAATATTTAGGGCGTGTTCCTTCAACATAG
- a CDS encoding alkaline phosphatase family protein, producing the protein MIRALLLLLLLLPGGAARDIQLGPMAQPAGAVILVIDGLGSSYVYPEHNAYALDGSPLDKAVLFNLTGGGARAVDVRVPVPETTKSHSVLVTGRSEADWDQLGHTIFDLAREEGYLCLAIMERGDSMSIMEDMDAVLYLEDNALQGAEPTPGFRPDAPEGLRTLFQEWRDRFAGYSNREGMAGYAGYNAWALDAAADTVEHLIGKPFIMLVNAGAVDSAGHNLNASGYLETVQALDGPLGRLVWACKKNNVLLVVTADHGMVFPDREGKGGHSAEKYATRLEALRVPLVFQGPGIEELNLGGQWSEMDVAPTVLALLDVSSNTSSEGVALPVRKGGILRVAGAPAGVELWGQGTCLANASGDNEYIFRGLEWGEYTLKAGGQSWDVLVDGDDTIDLAGKATMPVGMRRAFGVIMILVINLGGMATILRIWRRSE; encoded by the coding sequence ATGATCCGCGCCCTCCTCCTCTTGCTGCTGTTGCTGCCCGGCGGCGCAGCCCGGGACATCCAGCTGGGGCCCATGGCTCAGCCCGCGGGCGCAGTTATACTGGTCATAGACGGCCTGGGTTCATCTTACGTCTATCCGGAGCACAATGCCTATGCTCTGGACGGCTCGCCTCTGGATAAGGCGGTGCTATTCAACCTCACCGGCGGTGGGGCGCGGGCGGTGGATGTGCGAGTGCCAGTCCCCGAGACCACAAAGAGCCATTCCGTTCTTGTCACCGGCAGATCGGAAGCGGACTGGGACCAGCTCGGCCACACCATCTTCGACCTCGCCCGGGAGGAGGGATATTTATGCCTTGCCATTATGGAGCGGGGAGACTCTATGTCGATCATGGAGGATATGGATGCAGTCCTTTACCTGGAGGATAACGCCCTGCAGGGCGCTGAGCCCACACCGGGATTTCGGCCCGATGCTCCAGAGGGCCTGCGTACCCTCTTTCAGGAATGGCGGGACAGATTCGCTGGATATTCCAATCGTGAGGGCATGGCAGGCTATGCCGGCTACAACGCCTGGGCACTGGATGCGGCGGCGGATACTGTAGAGCATCTCATAGGAAAGCCATTCATCATGCTGGTCAATGCCGGAGCGGTGGACAGCGCCGGCCATAATCTGAACGCCAGCGGCTACCTGGAGACGGTGCAGGCCCTGGACGGGCCACTGGGCCGGCTGGTTTGGGCCTGCAAGAAAAACAACGTCCTGCTGGTGGTCACCGCTGACCACGGCATGGTCTTTCCGGATAGGGAAGGAAAGGGCGGCCACTCGGCAGAGAAGTACGCCACCCGGCTGGAGGCATTGCGGGTCCCTCTGGTCTTTCAGGGACCGGGAATTGAGGAGCTGAACCTTGGCGGCCAGTGGTCGGAGATGGATGTTGCCCCCACAGTGCTTGCATTGCTGGATGTATCCTCGAATACATCCTCTGAGGGAGTGGCTCTTCCGGTCAGGAAGGGAGGCATTCTGCGAGTTGCTGGCGCGCCAGCAGGGGTAGAACTGTGGGGGCAAGGGACCTGTCTGGCCAATGCCTCTGGGGATAACGAGTATATCTTCCGGGGTCTTGAGTGGGGAGAGTACACTCTGAAGGCTGGAGGGCAGTCCTGGGATGTGCTGGTGGATGGGGATGATACCATAGACCTGGCAGGAAAGGCGACCATGCCAGTGGGTATGAGGCGAGCTTTTGGAGTGATCATGATCCTGGTCATAAACCTGGGGGGAATGGCGACCATTTTGAGGATCTGGCGGCGCTCTGAATGA
- a CDS encoding DUF3795 domain-containing protein, which produces MDERLNSAENQAGPCGILCGSCPLGGSIVAESASRTRKHITECDIPNWAPFVPGGEAIDWAAVDLGLAWMETYARCAGCENGGGPPDCTIRICAREKGYDLCSSCEELEGCTKFEWLRDQGQMIKDRLNENRGLSKEEYIKKMTAKMP; this is translated from the coding sequence ATGGATGAAAGGCTGAACAGCGCCGAAAATCAGGCCGGACCCTGCGGAATATTATGCGGCTCATGCCCCTTGGGAGGCAGCATAGTAGCCGAGTCCGCAAGCCGGACCAGAAAGCACATCACTGAATGCGATATTCCAAACTGGGCTCCATTTGTGCCTGGGGGAGAGGCGATCGACTGGGCGGCAGTGGATCTGGGCCTGGCCTGGATGGAGACCTATGCCCGCTGCGCAGGATGCGAGAACGGCGGAGGTCCACCTGATTGCACCATAAGGATCTGCGCTCGAGAGAAAGGATACGACCTATGCAGCTCCTGCGAAGAATTGGAGGGCTGCACCAAGTTCGAGTGGCTCAGAGATCAAGGCCAGATGATAAAAGATAGGCTGAACGAGAACCGCGGTCTTTCTAAGGAGGAGTACATCAAAAAGATGACCGCAAAGATGCCCTGA
- a CDS encoding DUF169 domain-containing protein: MSEILKSSLGIRDNIVGVRLFKSEEEIPQDLKIVERPFRYCSMIQGARREGVSYLAHADYHQCKGGASGLGLLECPENIRTGALYFDKLHKCSTKESGAMIAANMPRILPGSTVASYVAPLDKMRVRPDVVIFVGNPLQARRIVQAAMFEKGGRMSFNTAGIQSFCVDATSSPYLKGEVNVSLGCDGSVRNAGLEDGELVVGIPYDMMEKICIILKENYQGWDKFMRG, translated from the coding sequence ATGTCGGAAATATTGAAGTCCTCCCTGGGAATCCGGGATAATATCGTAGGCGTAAGGCTGTTCAAGAGTGAGGAGGAGATCCCACAGGACCTTAAAATCGTCGAGAGGCCCTTCCGCTACTGCTCAATGATCCAGGGAGCGAGGCGAGAGGGAGTTAGCTATCTCGCTCATGCCGACTATCACCAGTGCAAAGGCGGTGCCTCGGGCCTGGGCCTGCTGGAATGCCCGGAGAACATCCGCACCGGAGCCCTGTACTTTGACAAACTGCACAAGTGCTCCACAAAAGAATCGGGAGCGATGATAGCAGCCAATATGCCCCGCATCCTTCCCGGCAGCACCGTGGCCAGCTATGTGGCCCCCCTGGACAAGATGAGGGTGCGGCCTGATGTGGTCATATTCGTGGGAAATCCACTTCAGGCAAGGAGGATCGTTCAGGCGGCGATGTTCGAGAAGGGGGGCAGGATGAGCTTTAATACTGCAGGGATTCAGTCCTTTTGCGTCGATGCCACCAGCTCACCCTACCTGAAAGGAGAGGTGAATGTATCACTAGGCTGCGACGGCTCGGTGAGGAACGCCGGCCTGGAGGACGGGGAGCTCGTGGTGGGAATACCCTACGACATGATGGAGAAGATCTGCATCATCCTCAAGGAGAACTATCAGGGCTGGGACAAGTTCATGCGAGGATGA